The following are encoded in a window of Labrus bergylta chromosome 16, fLabBer1.1, whole genome shotgun sequence genomic DNA:
- the LOC109993848 gene encoding trinucleotide repeat-containing gene 6A protein isoform X1 encodes MAPIRDSVSHSPNQTGLEHPGLDSQYEPSPWSSGSPCSSDSNSNWGKVLVDGSTDKPNNPSSTNSSVWPPPSSSFSCSSSSSSSGCGSGSDPELASECMDADSSSSIGSEKNLAAVTTVMMMSGNASPSVSSAASPPISPLVTSAMMVGVSVNGDSNGNSRQVIGGGMGAISGANNGNNHISGPSHYSMAGSSSIGSNNMGTHNNKPVNNSGVWGTQSGSNMIPTGGNNPCVNGGVNPNTLNPNANHGAWPQNPSPASQGQRPSQAQGMSSKLGMTPQQGPILGWGGMAAPNNSSMMDDTEVNNGTASSKVLGSSNSGNGGLQPTNLNTESNGPNNTIMMNTTTTTTNATMTSSPPNSTASPQLSGDCSWGSIGGGNGGPLANGISSSAPQQPKGELGGPGAFGTPWGTTSYPGDKGHQNADTVNPQNPALMQAGNPPISSSAANKSNNNHNNTGAPRWDQGPATNPNQPQNNMSWGVGLYQATGSAGQTPGNGNQTTMGPPAGIPRPWGSSTSSSSSSSSSSSTSNNKMSNGDWGSAAPGNNHADAGSHKGNSANNGWKSLEDDAMGMGGGGGGGGGGGGGGVVGGGGAQALGSVTGVWGRSGGSEGSGESSGGRSGSDRDQTKVGNRRKGPLAAPVVSAVPQGDVDPRVLSNTGWGQTPIRQNTAWDVNSPHNQHQGLRGDVRKPNSGGSGWGTATPAAPSQTSGGWGNGSGSSGPGTGGSGWGERPTSGWDSKPSAGGGSGQSGWDDGSSYKGNNNSSNTWSNNINKDDRSNTWTNAPKSQQGWSSNTGNGSEGWGKGGDGARPGASSHWGEPQKGAGSASWDSDSDRSGSGCWSEPSRTNTSSSNTWVGSGGSNTPDQSTPNPGSNWRDSVHKHNPQSNSQGWGEQNPKPSNEWGKGPESNMSRGNQGSSKPTGWLGGPIPTVGQKEEMSSGWEEPSPESIRRRMEIDDGTAAWGEPGKYSGGPATKWNRTGQSAQEAVGPSSQHQSHPAHIVKHPPQQPPNPMAQDKSCTSSWGEPYQKPKESSTWGEQTNAPPVSVDNGTSAWGKPMDTSSTWEEPSRGNRDSGPGWGNQHKSAPGPKPMETWCGEEGSMNSWDQEEEVEIGMWNNSQQDNRSHDQNTWNYKNKTSNKMNKPVNKQDEPWMKPFVNQFNNMNFSRDSPDDSMKTGGGMMQDKRMDMGSIGDYNGVMGKNPGSRHQLHKDSAMDRSPYYDKLSMSSSAYDSQASDELSSNQSMSFSPSNSALPVPGLDSGPSPSHSGPGVTRQNVNPMMGGSSVAQGRGGPQSQVPPQPNLRNQVPPPILPSQKDYVNFNQNCVFGQVPPSLLKYPGGNGGLNPLFGPQQVAVLNQLSQLNQLSQLNQIKQLQCLLLQQQQQQQQQQQQHQKAQSQRAMPVGRPTEQTRPIGSSPSMMQPPRHLDPSLLKQAPPLKPYLENYLSHNAPEMQKDTSGLGSISNFPLSLNSNLNVSMDMGVGVGGGSSGVGAMSYKEPPQSKLKKLWATDPLEQNSKPGAMSSGLRLEDSPFYDYLSPGPSPLSPPGQSMGSVGDGWPPRANSPPPHGNTVTWPPEFRPGEPWKGYPNIDPETDPYVTPGSVINNLSINTVRDTDHLRDRNNGPSSSLNTTMPSNSAWSSIRASSHSGSLTSTAQSTSARPNESKWSPGGGSVSNSSLAHELWKVPLPPKALSVAAPSRPPPGLTSQKPSSASSGWDGSALRLGGWGSSESRYTPGSSWGDSSSSSGRSQWLVLKNLTPQIDGSTLRTLCMQHGPLITFHLNLPHGNAVVCYSSKDEAAKAQKSLHMCVLGNTTILAEFASEEEINRFFAQGQSLTTPSSSWQTVGSSQSRMDQSHPFPSRAPEPNQWNSSDLHSSSLWGGPNYSSSLWGSPSCTEVGRISSSSPISSFLPVDHLTGGGDSM; translated from the exons ATGGCTCCCATTCGGGATTCCGTCAGCCACTCCCCTAATCAAACAG GTCTGGAGCATCCTGGCTTGGACTCCCAGTATGAGCCTTCCCCCTGGTCCTCTGGCTCTCCCTGCAGCAGTGACAGCAACAGCAACTGGGGCAAAGTCCTAGTGGATGGAAGCACTGACAAACCCAACAACCCGTCTTCAACTAACTCCTCTGTTTggcctcccccctcctcttccttctcctgctcctcgtcttcttcctcctctggctGCGGGTCGGGATCAGACCCTGAGCTGGCATCAGAATGTATGGACGCAGACTCTAGCTCCTCGATTGGCTCAGAGAAAAACCTTGCCGCTGTGacgacagtgatgatgatgtcgGGAAATGCTTCTCCTTCTGTGTCATCAGCGGCTTCTCCGCCAATCTCCCCTTTGGTGACTTCCGCGATGATGGTCGGTGTTTCAGTGAACGGAGACAGCAACGGAAACAGTCGTCAAGTAATTGGTGGAGGTATGGGAGCCATCAGCGGTGCAAATAATGGAAATAATCACATTTCTGGGCCCTCGCACTACTCCATGGCAGGGTCCAGTAGTATTGGCAGCAATAACATGGGTACCCACAACAACAAGCCCGTCAATAACAGTGGTGTGTGGGGCACCCAATCAGGCAGCAACATGATCCCCACTGGCGGAAACAACCCCTGCGTCAATGGAGGGGTGAACCCAAACACTTTAAATCCAAATGCCAACCACGGTGCCTGGCCGCAGAATCCAAGCCCAGCGTCCCAGGGCCAACGGCCTTCACAGGCTCAGGGGATGAGTTCTAAACTGGGTATGACTCCCCAACAGGGCCCCATCCTGGGCTGGGGTGGCATGGCAGCTCCAAACAACAGCAGTATGATGGACGACACTGAGGTGAATAATGGTACAGCAAGCAGCAAGGTGTTAGGAAGCAGCAACAGTGGAAATGGTGGTTTGCAGCCTACCAACCTGAACACTGAATCCAATGGACCAAATAACACTATAATGATgaatactactactactactactaacgCCACAATGACCTCTAGTCCACCAAACTCTACCGCCTCACCCCAGCTCAGCGGGGATTGTTCCTGGGGATCTATAGGAGGAGGTAATGGGGGTCCACTGGCTAATGGAATCTCCTCATCAGCCCCCCAGCAACCCAAAGGTGAGCTTGGGGGTCCTGGGGCCTTCGGTACGCCATGGGGCACCACTTCCTACCCTGGAGACAAGGGCCACCAAAATGCAGACACTGTGAACCCCCAAAACCCTGCCTTAATGCAGGCTGGGAATCCCCCAATCTCCTCTTCTGCTGCTAACAAGAGTAATAATAACCACAATAACACTGGGGCCCCACGCTGGGACCAGGGGCCTGCAACTAACCCAAACCAGCCTCAGAACAACATGTCCTGGGGGGTTGGTCTATATCAAGCCACTGGCTCTGCTGGCCAAACACCAGGAAATGGCAACCAAACCACAATGGGCCCTCCAGCAGGGATACCTCGCCCCTGGGGGAGCAGCACATCgtcttcttcctcgtcctcatcatcctcttccACATCTAACAACAAGATGTCAAATGGAGACTGGGGATCAGCAGCTCCTGGTAACAACCATGCAGATGCTGGAAGTCATAAAGGAAACTCTGCCAACAATGGCTGGAAGAGCCTGGAGGATGACGCCATGGGCatgggaggtggaggtggaggtggaggtggaggtggaggtggaggtgtagTGGGTGGAGGTGGAGCCCAAGCCTTGGGAAGTGTCACAGGAGTTTGGGGTCGCTCGGGAGGAAGTGAGGGAAGTGGAGAGAGCTCTGGAGGCCGATCAGGCTCAGACAGAGACCAGACAAAAGTGGGAAACCGTAGAAAAGGCCCCCTTGCTGCACCAGTAGTGTCAGCCGTGCCCCAGGGCGATGTGGATCCGAGGGTTCTGTCCAACACTGGATGGGGACAGACACCCATACGGCAGAACACCGCCTGGGATGTCAATTCTCCTCACAATCAGCACCAAGGTCTAAGAGGTGACGTACGAAAGCCAAACAGCGGAGGCTCAGGCTGGGGCACAGCAACACCAGCAGCTCCATCCCAGACCTCTGGAG GTTGGGGAAACGGTTCAGGCAGCTCAGGTCCAGGTACAGGTGGGTCTGGCTGGGGAGAGCGGCCTACTTCTGGATGGGACAGCAAACCCTCAGCAGGTGGAGGATCTGGTCAGAGTGGCTGGGATGATGGATCCAGCTACAAAGGGAACAACAACAGCAGTAACACCTGGAGCAATAACATCAACAAAGATGACAG GTCCAACACATGGACTAATGCCCCCAAATCGCAGCAGGGCTGGAGTTCCAACACTGGAAATGGAAGTGAAGGATGGGGGAAAGGTGGCGATGGTGCCAGACCAGGGGCCAGCAGTCACTGGGGGGAGCCCCAGAAAGGTGCCGGCTCAGCGAGCTGGGACAGCGACAGTGACCGCTCCGGCTCTGGATGCTGGAGCGAGCCTAGCCGAAccaacaccagcagcagcaacacctGGGTTGGGAGCGGAGGATCAAATACACCTGACCAGAGCACTCCAAACCCAGGTTCCAACTGGCGTGACTCAGTCCACAAACACAATCCTCAGAGTAACAGCCAGGGCTGGGGTGAGCAGAATCCCAAGCCCTCCAATGAGTGGGGAAAAGGTCCTGAATCCAACATGTCCAGAGGCAATCAAGGCTCCAGCAAGCCCACAG GCTGGCTGGGAGGTCCCATACCTACAGTAGGTCAGAAGGAGGAGATGTCATCCGGGTGGGAAGAGCCTTCTCCAGAGTCGATTCGTCGGAGGATGGAGATCGATGATGGGACGGCAGCTTGGGGAGAACCTG GTAAATACAGTGGTGGACCTGCCACCAAGTGGAACAGGACTGGCCAATCAGCTCAGGAGGCTGTGGGCCCATCCTCTCAGCACCAATCCCACCCAGCACACATTGTCAAGCATCCCCCTCAGCAGCCCCCAAACCCTATGGCACAGGACAAAAGCTGCACTTCTA GCTGGGGCGAGCCTTACCAGAAACCCAAAGAGTCTTCAACATGGGGCGAGCAGACCAATGCTCCACCTGTGTCAGTGGACAACGGGACGTCTGCCTGGGGTAAGCCCATGGACACCAGCTCCACCTGGGAGGAACCCAGCAGAGGCAACAGAGACTCTGGACCTGGATGGGGCAACCAGCATAAGTCTG CTCCAGGTCCTAAGCCAATGGAGACATGGTGTGGTGAAGAGGGGTCCATGAACAGCTGGGaccaggaagaggaggtggagatcGGCATGTGGAACAACAGTCAACAGGACAACCGGTCCCATGACCAAAACACCTGGAACTACAAGAATAAAACCTCCAACAAG ATGAACAAACCAGTCAACAAACAGGATGAACCCTGGATGAAACCCTTCGTCAACCAGTTCAACAACATGAACTTCTCT AGAGACTCTCCCGACGACTCCATGAAGACAGGAGGTGGGATGATGCAGGACAAGCGTATGGACATGGGCAGCATTGGAGACTACAACGGAGTGATGGGGAAGAACCCCGGGTCCCGACACCAGCTCCACAAGGACTCAGCCATGGATCGCAGCCCTTACTATGACAAG CTGTCTATGTCCTCCTCTGCTTACGATAGCCAAGCCTCTGATGAGCTTTCCTCCAATCAAAGCATGAGCTTTTCCCCTTCCAATTCTGCTCTGCCTGTCCCGGGTCTCGACTCGGGGCCGTCCCCTTCCCACTCTGGTCCTGGGGTCACTCGGCAG AATGTAAACCCTATGATGGGTGGCAGCAGCGTAGCACAGGGCCGAGGTGGCCCCCAGTCCCAGGTCCCTCCCCAACCCAACCTTCGTAATCAAGTGCCTCCCCCCATCCTCCCCTCTCAG AAAGACTATGTGAACTTCAACCAGAACTGTGTTTTTGGTCAGGTCCCTCCTTCCCTGCTAAAGTACCCAGGAGGTAACGGAGGCCTGAACCCTCTGTTCGGCCCTCAGCAGGTGGCTGTGCTCAATCAACTCTCCCAGCTCAACCAGCTGTCTCAGCTCAACCAGATCAAACAGTTACAG TgtcttctcctccagcagcagcagcagcagcaacagcagcagcagcagcatcagaaAGCTCAAAGCCAGAGAGCCATGCCAGTGGGACGACCCACTGAACAG ACACGTCCTATTGGGTCGTCTCCTTCGATGATGCAGCCACCACGTCACCTGGACCCCTCCCTGCTGAAACAGGCCCCGCCCCTAAAACCGTACTTGGAGAACTACTTGTCCCACAACGCTCCTGAGATGCAGAAGGACACTTCTGGTCTCGGATCCATCAGCAACTTCCCTTTAA GCTTGAACTCTAACCTGAATGTATCCATGGACATGGGCGTGGGCGTGGGCGGTGGTAGTAGTGGAGTTGGAGCTATGAGCTACAAAGAGCCACcccagtccaaactgaagaaactTTGGGCTACTGACCCTCTGGAGCAGAACAGCAAACCTG GTGCTATGTCGTCTGGTCTGCGTCTGGAGGACTCTCCTTTCTATGACTACCTGTCTCCTGGCCCCTCCCCCCTGAGTCCTCCCGGCCAGTCAATGGGCTCTGTGGGTGATGGCTGGCCTCCCCGTGCCAACTCCCCCCCGCCCCATGGAAACACTGTCACCTGGCCCCCAG AGTTCCGGCCCGGGGAGCCTTGGAAAGGTTACCCCAACATTGACCCTGAGACTGACCCTTATGTGACCCCCGGCAGTGTCATCAACAACCTCTCTATCAACACCGTCCGTGACACAGATCACCTCAGGGACAGGAACAACG GGCCATCCTCATCACTGAACACCACGATGCCTTCTAACAGTGCCTGGTCATCCATTCGTGCCTCCAGCCACAGCGGTTCCCTCACCAGTACAGCACAAAGCACTTCAG CCAGACCCAATGAGTCAAAATGGTCTCCCGGCGGCGGTTCTGTGTCCAACTCCTCCCTGGCTCACGAGCTGTGGAAGGTCCCCCTGCCTCCCAAGGCTCTGTCTGTGGCGGCCCCCTCCAGACCCCCACCCGGCCTCACCAGCCAAAAGCCCAGCTCTGCCTCCTCCGGCTGGGACGGCTCTGCCCTGAGGCTGGGGGGTTGGGGCTCCTCTGAGTCCAGATACACCCCTG GTTCCAGCTGgggtgacagcagcagcagctcagggaGATCCCAATGGCTTGTTCTGAAAAATCTCACACCGCAG ATCGACGGCTCCACCCTGAGGACTCTGTGTATGCAGCACGGCCCTCTGATCACATTCCACCTCAACCTGCCGCATGGCAATGCTGTGGTCTGCTACAGCTCTAAAGATGAGGCCGCCAAGGCCCAGAAGAGCCTGCACAT GTGTGTTTTGGGGAACACTACCATCCTGGCCGAGTTTGCCAGCGAGGAGGAAATCAACCGTTTCTTTGCACAAGGGCAGTCATTGACCACCCCCTCCTCCAGCTGGCAGACCGTCGGCTCCTCTCAGAGCAGGATGGATCAGTCTCACCCCTTCCCCAGCCGCGCTCCTGAACCCAACCAGTGGAACAGCAGCGACCTCCACAGCTCCTCCCTCTGGGGCGGGCCAAACTATTCCAGTAGCCTGTGGGGGAGCCCCAGTTGCACCGAGGTGGGCCGGATCAGCAGCTCCTCTCCAATCAGCTCCTTCCTCCCAGTGGATCACCTGACAGGGGGCGGGGACTCCATGTGA
- the LOC109993848 gene encoding trinucleotide repeat-containing gene 6A protein isoform X5, translating to MDADSSSSIGSEKNLAAVTTVMMMSGNASPSVSSAASPPISPLVTSAMMVGVSVNGDSNGNSRQVIGGGMGAISGANNGNNHISGPSHYSMAGSSSIGSNNMGTHNNKPVNNSGVWGTQSGSNMIPTGGNNPCVNGGVNPNTLNPNANHGAWPQNPSPASQGQRPSQAQGMSSKLGMTPQQGPILGWGGMAAPNNSSMMDDTEVNNGTASSKVLGSSNSGNGGLQPTNLNTESNGPNNTIMMNTTTTTTNATMTSSPPNSTASPQLSGDCSWGSIGGGNGGPLANGISSSAPQQPKGELGGPGAFGTPWGTTSYPGDKGHQNADTVNPQNPALMQAGNPPISSSAANKSNNNHNNTGAPRWDQGPATNPNQPQNNMSWGVGLYQATGSAGQTPGNGNQTTMGPPAGIPRPWGSSTSSSSSSSSSSSTSNNKMSNGDWGSAAPGNNHADAGSHKGNSANNGWKSLEDDAMGMGGGGGGGGGGGGGGVVGGGGAQALGSVTGVWGRSGGSEGSGESSGGRSGSDRDQTKVGNRRKGPLAAPVVSAVPQGDVDPRVLSNTGWGQTPIRQNTAWDVNSPHNQHQGLRGDVRKPNSGGSGWGTATPAAPSQTSGGWGNGSGSSGPGTGGSGWGERPTSGWDSKPSAGGGSGQSGWDDGSSYKGNNNSSNTWSNNINKDDRSNTWTNAPKSQQGWSSNTGNGSEGWGKGGDGARPGASSHWGEPQKGAGSASWDSDSDRSGSGCWSEPSRTNTSSSNTWVGSGGSNTPDQSTPNPGSNWRDSVHKHNPQSNSQGWGEQNPKPSNEWGKGPESNMSRGNQGSSKPTGWLGGPIPTVGQKEEMSSGWEEPSPESIRRRMEIDDGTAAWGEPGKYSGGPATKWNRTGQSAQEAVGPSSQHQSHPAHIVKHPPQQPPNPMAQDKSCTSSWGEPYQKPKESSTWGEQTNAPPVSVDNGTSAWGKPMDTSSTWEEPSRGNRDSGPGWGNQHKSAPGPKPMETWCGEEGSMNSWDQEEEVEIGMWNNSQQDNRSHDQNTWNYKNKTSNKMNKPVNKQDEPWMKPFVNQFNNMNFSRDSPDDSMKTGGGMMQDKRMDMGSIGDYNGVMGKNPGSRHQLHKDSAMDRSPYYDKLSMSSSAYDSQASDELSSNQSMSFSPSNSALPVPGLDSGPSPSHSGPGVTRQNVNPMMGGSSVAQGRGGPQSQVPPQPNLRNQVPPPILPSQKDYVNFNQNCVFGQVPPSLLKYPGGNGGLNPLFGPQQVAVLNQLSQLNQLSQLNQIKQLQCLLLQQQQQQQQQQQQHQKAQSQRAMPVGRPTEQTRPIGSSPSMMQPPRHLDPSLLKQAPPLKPYLENYLSHNAPEMQKDTSGLGSISNFPLSLNSNLNVSMDMGVGVGGGSSGVGAMSYKEPPQSKLKKLWATDPLEQNSKPGAMSSGLRLEDSPFYDYLSPGPSPLSPPGQSMGSVGDGWPPRANSPPPHGNTVTWPPEFRPGEPWKGYPNIDPETDPYVTPGSVINNLSINTVRDTDHLRDRNNGPSSSLNTTMPSNSAWSSIRASSHSGSLTSTAQSTSARPNESKWSPGGGSVSNSSLAHELWKVPLPPKALSVAAPSRPPPGLTSQKPSSASSGWDGSALRLGGWGSSESRYTPGSSWGDSSSSSGRSQWLVLKNLTPQIDGSTLRTLCMQHGPLITFHLNLPHGNAVVCYSSKDEAAKAQKSLHMCVLGNTTILAEFASEEEINRFFAQGQSLTTPSSSWQTVGSSQSRMDQSHPFPSRAPEPNQWNSSDLHSSSLWGGPNYSSSLWGSPSCTEVGRISSSSPISSFLPVDHLTGGGDSM from the exons ATGGACGCAGACTCTAGCTCCTCGATTGGCTCAGAGAAAAACCTTGCCGCTGTGacgacagtgatgatgatgtcgGGAAATGCTTCTCCTTCTGTGTCATCAGCGGCTTCTCCGCCAATCTCCCCTTTGGTGACTTCCGCGATGATGGTCGGTGTTTCAGTGAACGGAGACAGCAACGGAAACAGTCGTCAAGTAATTGGTGGAGGTATGGGAGCCATCAGCGGTGCAAATAATGGAAATAATCACATTTCTGGGCCCTCGCACTACTCCATGGCAGGGTCCAGTAGTATTGGCAGCAATAACATGGGTACCCACAACAACAAGCCCGTCAATAACAGTGGTGTGTGGGGCACCCAATCAGGCAGCAACATGATCCCCACTGGCGGAAACAACCCCTGCGTCAATGGAGGGGTGAACCCAAACACTTTAAATCCAAATGCCAACCACGGTGCCTGGCCGCAGAATCCAAGCCCAGCGTCCCAGGGCCAACGGCCTTCACAGGCTCAGGGGATGAGTTCTAAACTGGGTATGACTCCCCAACAGGGCCCCATCCTGGGCTGGGGTGGCATGGCAGCTCCAAACAACAGCAGTATGATGGACGACACTGAGGTGAATAATGGTACAGCAAGCAGCAAGGTGTTAGGAAGCAGCAACAGTGGAAATGGTGGTTTGCAGCCTACCAACCTGAACACTGAATCCAATGGACCAAATAACACTATAATGATgaatactactactactactactaacgCCACAATGACCTCTAGTCCACCAAACTCTACCGCCTCACCCCAGCTCAGCGGGGATTGTTCCTGGGGATCTATAGGAGGAGGTAATGGGGGTCCACTGGCTAATGGAATCTCCTCATCAGCCCCCCAGCAACCCAAAGGTGAGCTTGGGGGTCCTGGGGCCTTCGGTACGCCATGGGGCACCACTTCCTACCCTGGAGACAAGGGCCACCAAAATGCAGACACTGTGAACCCCCAAAACCCTGCCTTAATGCAGGCTGGGAATCCCCCAATCTCCTCTTCTGCTGCTAACAAGAGTAATAATAACCACAATAACACTGGGGCCCCACGCTGGGACCAGGGGCCTGCAACTAACCCAAACCAGCCTCAGAACAACATGTCCTGGGGGGTTGGTCTATATCAAGCCACTGGCTCTGCTGGCCAAACACCAGGAAATGGCAACCAAACCACAATGGGCCCTCCAGCAGGGATACCTCGCCCCTGGGGGAGCAGCACATCgtcttcttcctcgtcctcatcatcctcttccACATCTAACAACAAGATGTCAAATGGAGACTGGGGATCAGCAGCTCCTGGTAACAACCATGCAGATGCTGGAAGTCATAAAGGAAACTCTGCCAACAATGGCTGGAAGAGCCTGGAGGATGACGCCATGGGCatgggaggtggaggtggaggtggaggtggaggtggaggtggaggtgtagTGGGTGGAGGTGGAGCCCAAGCCTTGGGAAGTGTCACAGGAGTTTGGGGTCGCTCGGGAGGAAGTGAGGGAAGTGGAGAGAGCTCTGGAGGCCGATCAGGCTCAGACAGAGACCAGACAAAAGTGGGAAACCGTAGAAAAGGCCCCCTTGCTGCACCAGTAGTGTCAGCCGTGCCCCAGGGCGATGTGGATCCGAGGGTTCTGTCCAACACTGGATGGGGACAGACACCCATACGGCAGAACACCGCCTGGGATGTCAATTCTCCTCACAATCAGCACCAAGGTCTAAGAGGTGACGTACGAAAGCCAAACAGCGGAGGCTCAGGCTGGGGCACAGCAACACCAGCAGCTCCATCCCAGACCTCTGGAG GTTGGGGAAACGGTTCAGGCAGCTCAGGTCCAGGTACAGGTGGGTCTGGCTGGGGAGAGCGGCCTACTTCTGGATGGGACAGCAAACCCTCAGCAGGTGGAGGATCTGGTCAGAGTGGCTGGGATGATGGATCCAGCTACAAAGGGAACAACAACAGCAGTAACACCTGGAGCAATAACATCAACAAAGATGACAG GTCCAACACATGGACTAATGCCCCCAAATCGCAGCAGGGCTGGAGTTCCAACACTGGAAATGGAAGTGAAGGATGGGGGAAAGGTGGCGATGGTGCCAGACCAGGGGCCAGCAGTCACTGGGGGGAGCCCCAGAAAGGTGCCGGCTCAGCGAGCTGGGACAGCGACAGTGACCGCTCCGGCTCTGGATGCTGGAGCGAGCCTAGCCGAAccaacaccagcagcagcaacacctGGGTTGGGAGCGGAGGATCAAATACACCTGACCAGAGCACTCCAAACCCAGGTTCCAACTGGCGTGACTCAGTCCACAAACACAATCCTCAGAGTAACAGCCAGGGCTGGGGTGAGCAGAATCCCAAGCCCTCCAATGAGTGGGGAAAAGGTCCTGAATCCAACATGTCCAGAGGCAATCAAGGCTCCAGCAAGCCCACAG GCTGGCTGGGAGGTCCCATACCTACAGTAGGTCAGAAGGAGGAGATGTCATCCGGGTGGGAAGAGCCTTCTCCAGAGTCGATTCGTCGGAGGATGGAGATCGATGATGGGACGGCAGCTTGGGGAGAACCTG GTAAATACAGTGGTGGACCTGCCACCAAGTGGAACAGGACTGGCCAATCAGCTCAGGAGGCTGTGGGCCCATCCTCTCAGCACCAATCCCACCCAGCACACATTGTCAAGCATCCCCCTCAGCAGCCCCCAAACCCTATGGCACAGGACAAAAGCTGCACTTCTA GCTGGGGCGAGCCTTACCAGAAACCCAAAGAGTCTTCAACATGGGGCGAGCAGACCAATGCTCCACCTGTGTCAGTGGACAACGGGACGTCTGCCTGGGGTAAGCCCATGGACACCAGCTCCACCTGGGAGGAACCCAGCAGAGGCAACAGAGACTCTGGACCTGGATGGGGCAACCAGCATAAGTCTG CTCCAGGTCCTAAGCCAATGGAGACATGGTGTGGTGAAGAGGGGTCCATGAACAGCTGGGaccaggaagaggaggtggagatcGGCATGTGGAACAACAGTCAACAGGACAACCGGTCCCATGACCAAAACACCTGGAACTACAAGAATAAAACCTCCAACAAG ATGAACAAACCAGTCAACAAACAGGATGAACCCTGGATGAAACCCTTCGTCAACCAGTTCAACAACATGAACTTCTCT AGAGACTCTCCCGACGACTCCATGAAGACAGGAGGTGGGATGATGCAGGACAAGCGTATGGACATGGGCAGCATTGGAGACTACAACGGAGTGATGGGGAAGAACCCCGGGTCCCGACACCAGCTCCACAAGGACTCAGCCATGGATCGCAGCCCTTACTATGACAAG CTGTCTATGTCCTCCTCTGCTTACGATAGCCAAGCCTCTGATGAGCTTTCCTCCAATCAAAGCATGAGCTTTTCCCCTTCCAATTCTGCTCTGCCTGTCCCGGGTCTCGACTCGGGGCCGTCCCCTTCCCACTCTGGTCCTGGGGTCACTCGGCAG AATGTAAACCCTATGATGGGTGGCAGCAGCGTAGCACAGGGCCGAGGTGGCCCCCAGTCCCAGGTCCCTCCCCAACCCAACCTTCGTAATCAAGTGCCTCCCCCCATCCTCCCCTCTCAG AAAGACTATGTGAACTTCAACCAGAACTGTGTTTTTGGTCAGGTCCCTCCTTCCCTGCTAAAGTACCCAGGAGGTAACGGAGGCCTGAACCCTCTGTTCGGCCCTCAGCAGGTGGCTGTGCTCAATCAACTCTCCCAGCTCAACCAGCTGTCTCAGCTCAACCAGATCAAACAGTTACAG TgtcttctcctccagcagcagcagcagcagcaacagcagcagcagcagcatcagaaAGCTCAAAGCCAGAGAGCCATGCCAGTGGGACGACCCACTGAACAG ACACGTCCTATTGGGTCGTCTCCTTCGATGATGCAGCCACCACGTCACCTGGACCCCTCCCTGCTGAAACAGGCCCCGCCCCTAAAACCGTACTTGGAGAACTACTTGTCCCACAACGCTCCTGAGATGCAGAAGGACACTTCTGGTCTCGGATCCATCAGCAACTTCCCTTTAA GCTTGAACTCTAACCTGAATGTATCCATGGACATGGGCGTGGGCGTGGGCGGTGGTAGTAGTGGAGTTGGAGCTATGAGCTACAAAGAGCCACcccagtccaaactgaagaaactTTGGGCTACTGACCCTCTGGAGCAGAACAGCAAACCTG GTGCTATGTCGTCTGGTCTGCGTCTGGAGGACTCTCCTTTCTATGACTACCTGTCTCCTGGCCCCTCCCCCCTGAGTCCTCCCGGCCAGTCAATGGGCTCTGTGGGTGATGGCTGGCCTCCCCGTGCCAACTCCCCCCCGCCCCATGGAAACACTGTCACCTGGCCCCCAG AGTTCCGGCCCGGGGAGCCTTGGAAAGGTTACCCCAACATTGACCCTGAGACTGACCCTTATGTGACCCCCGGCAGTGTCATCAACAACCTCTCTATCAACACCGTCCGTGACACAGATCACCTCAGGGACAGGAACAACG GGCCATCCTCATCACTGAACACCACGATGCCTTCTAACAGTGCCTGGTCATCCATTCGTGCCTCCAGCCACAGCGGTTCCCTCACCAGTACAGCACAAAGCACTTCAG CCAGACCCAATGAGTCAAAATGGTCTCCCGGCGGCGGTTCTGTGTCCAACTCCTCCCTGGCTCACGAGCTGTGGAAGGTCCCCCTGCCTCCCAAGGCTCTGTCTGTGGCGGCCCCCTCCAGACCCCCACCCGGCCTCACCAGCCAAAAGCCCAGCTCTGCCTCCTCCGGCTGGGACGGCTCTGCCCTGAGGCTGGGGGGTTGGGGCTCCTCTGAGTCCAGATACACCCCTG GTTCCAGCTGgggtgacagcagcagcagctcagggaGATCCCAATGGCTTGTTCTGAAAAATCTCACACCGCAG ATCGACGGCTCCACCCTGAGGACTCTGTGTATGCAGCACGGCCCTCTGATCACATTCCACCTCAACCTGCCGCATGGCAATGCTGTGGTCTGCTACAGCTCTAAAGATGAGGCCGCCAAGGCCCAGAAGAGCCTGCACAT GTGTGTTTTGGGGAACACTACCATCCTGGCCGAGTTTGCCAGCGAGGAGGAAATCAACCGTTTCTTTGCACAAGGGCAGTCATTGACCACCCCCTCCTCCAGCTGGCAGACCGTCGGCTCCTCTCAGAGCAGGATGGATCAGTCTCACCCCTTCCCCAGCCGCGCTCCTGAACCCAACCAGTGGAACAGCAGCGACCTCCACAGCTCCTCCCTCTGGGGCGGGCCAAACTATTCCAGTAGCCTGTGGGGGAGCCCCAGTTGCACCGAGGTGGGCCGGATCAGCAGCTCCTCTCCAATCAGCTCCTTCCTCCCAGTGGATCACCTGACAGGGGGCGGGGACTCCATGTGA